TGAAAAGAATGACGATGGATTGCGTCTTGAATATACAGTCAGGTTGCCCCTGTCGATCCGGGAGTGTACCTATTGCGGGGCCTGCGGCTCGGTATGCCCGGAAAACTGTATTTCTCCCCGACTTTTTCTGAATCTGCAGCAGTGTAGTCTCTGCGGGGAATGTGAAAAGGTCTGTGCAACGAAGGCCATTGATATCAATCGCATTGAAAAAAGGGCTTTGGAGGTTCCCGCCCTGATCATTCTCGACGACAGTAGATTTGAAGTTGGAGAGGACGTGTCAACTGTCTATCACGAAAATGAACTGGAAAGGTTTTTTTCGACCCTTTTTCCCTGGCAGGTGGAGGAACCTGTTGTCTGGAGTGCTTCGATTTGTCAGTATAACTCCCGGCTTGGAGCCGGCTGTGACCTCTGTATTCGAAGTTGTAATTATGGCGCGATAACCCGGGGCAGTGACGGAATCGTGATAAATCCCTTTGCCTGTGAGGAATGCGGTGCCTGTGTAGGTGCCTGTCCTACCGGGGCTCTGCAGAATGGAAGATTTGACGATACAGCTTTTGTCAGGTTTTTTGATACCGTGGATTTCCGGCAAGGAACAACCGTCGTTATGGGCAGTGAAGAACAGCTCCATGAGTTCTGGTGGCAGAGTGGAGGACAGCGTTATGACAACCTGTTCTTCCTTGAATATCCTGACTGCGAAAATCTGTCACTTTTTCATCTTCTCTTTCTGCTCCTTCGTGGGGCGGGCAAGCTTATACTGCTTACCGGAACACAGGGTGGCAGGGAACTGCAGAATCAGGTGGCTCTGGCCAATTCGCTCGTAACTTCACTTTATGGCGGGGAGCATCGGTTTTTTTTAAAGCCTGTCAGGGATGTAGAGAAACTGTTTGCCCGGCTTTCACCTCTTGAGCGGATTCCGGGAGGAAAAGGCACGGGGGAGTACACAAATCGAAGAAAAGAACTGGCAGAAGAACTGAAAAGACTTGTTGCGGGCAGTGGAAAAAATGCCACAGTCCGACCGGAGAAGTCTCTGGCCTTTGCCACACTTTCCTGTGACAGTGAAAGTTGTACACACTGCCTTGCCTGTCTGAACGGTTGTCGTATCGG
The DNA window shown above is from Desulfomarina profundi and carries:
- a CDS encoding 4Fe-4S dicluster domain-containing protein, with the protein product MESEVRLDSGNKPVFAVDSSDTVLLAGGFPSFFSQSPFPFSVTLQLNRDRTFLDGDGLLRLALAEHRRLNTAFWPSYISEVDTRVCVIGSQTAHVEKFLDTYGGMLEIEPLLLQELHPEIATAVDLHIEKNDDGLRLEYTVRLPLSIRECTYCGACGSVCPENCISPRLFLNLQQCSLCGECEKVCATKAIDINRIEKRALEVPALIILDDSRFEVGEDVSTVYHENELERFFSTLFPWQVEEPVVWSASICQYNSRLGAGCDLCIRSCNYGAITRGSDGIVINPFACEECGACVGACPTGALQNGRFDDTAFVRFFDTVDFRQGTTVVMGSEEQLHEFWWQSGGQRYDNLFFLEYPDCENLSLFHLLFLLLRGAGKLILLTGTQGGRELQNQVALANSLVTSLYGGEHRFFLKPVRDVEKLFARLSPLERIPGGKGTGEYTNRRKELAEELKRLVAGSGKNATVRPEKSLAFATLSCDSESCTHCLACLNGCRIGALSADEEKLSLNHVGVMCIGCGLCVQICPENALGLAPEFTLNTDFFMQQILAEAEPMTCRSCGKVFGTRKSYERVMAILEKKESVDTTHFEYCETCRVVRLFED